One genomic region from Bacillus rossius redtenbacheri isolate Brsri chromosome 6, Brsri_v3, whole genome shotgun sequence encodes:
- the LOC134533447 gene encoding golgin subfamily A member 6-like protein 2: MFDGVVCVVRGCKNVADRWLRALPRRPREDRGPRTKDQGPRTEDRGPRTKDQGPRTKDQGPRTKDQRPRTKDRGPRTKDQGPRTEDRGPKTEDRGPRTKDQGPRTKDQGPRTEDRGPRTEDRGPRTKDQGPRTKDQRPRTEDQGPRTKDQGPRTKDRGPRTEDRGPRTKDQGPRTKDQGPKTKDHGPKTEDRGPRTEDQGPRTEDRGLRTKDQRPRTEDQGPRTKDQGPKTEDQGPKTEDQGPKTKDQ, from the coding sequence ATGTTTGATGGCGTGGTTTGCGTGGTGCGGGGTTGCAAGAATGTCGCCGACCGCTGGCTCCGGGCACTCCCACGACGGCCGCGCGAGGACCGAGGACCGAGGACCAAGGACCAAGGACCAAGGACCGAGGACCGAGGTCCGAGGACCAAGGACCAAGGACCAAGGACCAAGGACCAAGGACCAAGGACCAAGGACCAAAGACCGAGGACCAAGGACCGAGGACCGAGGACCAAGGACCAAGGACCGAGGACCGAGGACCGAGGACCAAAGACCGAGGACCGAGGACCAAGGACCAAGGACCAAGGACCAAGGACCAAGGACCAAGGACCAAGGACCGAGGACCGAGGACCGAGGACCGAGGACCGAGGACCGAGGACCAAGGACCAAGGACCAAGGACCAAGGACCAAAGACCGAGGACCGAGGACCAAGGACCAAGGACCAAGGACCAAGGACCAAGGACCAAGGACCGAGGACCGAGGACCGAGGACCGAGGACCGAGGACCAAGGACCAAGGACCAAGGACCAAAGACCAAGGACCAAAGACCAAGGACCATGGACCAAAGACCGAGGACCGAGGACCGAGGACCGAGGACCAAGGACCAAGGACCGAGGACCGAGGACTAAGGACCAAGGACCAAAGACCGAGGACCGAGGACCAAGGACCAAGGACCAAGGACCAAGGACCAAAGACCGAGGACCAAGGACCAAAGACCGAGGACCAAGGACCAAAGACCAAGGACCAATGA